The DNA sequence TGTGGCTGGCCCTCGGCGGGGATCCCGCGGTGGTCGGAGTGACGGGCGGGGCCCTGCTGGCCTTCGGCGCCGCCATGCTGCCGATCATCGAACGCCAGAGCCCGAAGGACGCGCCCCAGCTGTGGCCGCCCGTCGTCCTCGTGGTGATCCCGTTGGCGGTACTGGCCGTGGGGCTGCCGGCCCTGGCCGTCTGGGCGTTCCTGGAGAGCCGTCCGGTGGACGTGACCCACCGCGTCCGGCTCGAGCAGGCCCCGCCCCTGGTGGACGGCGAGACCGTCGTCGCCACCCTGCACACCGACGACCCCCGCTCCCGGCTCGCCATCACCTTCGACCTGGCCCAGTCCGATTCCGCCGCCCCGGTGTGCGCGCCGGGCAGCGAGCTGGTCGTGGGCCTCAAGGCCGGTGCCGGGACGAGGCACGTGCAGAGCGGTGTCCCCGGCACGGAGTTCGTCTTCGGCCTGGGACGCGGGATGACCGACATCGAACTCGCCGTGCAACTCCGGGCGGAGCAGGGCTGCGAACTGAACCTGTCCGTCGCCTCGGCGCACCTGGATGACTAGGAAGACCCACGTGACACCCATGACGAAGGCCTCGCGCCGCCCGCTCCCCCGCCGCTCCCCGGTCCGCCGGTCCGCGCGGGCGGCGGCGGCCGCCCTGCTGGTGCTCGCCGCGGCGGCCTGCCAGTGGTCGGACGACCGGGCGGACGACAAACCCCTCACCGGCACGGTCCACATCGGCGTCAAGACCGACCAGCCGGGCTTCAACCGGCACAGCGAGCACAACGACCGCGGCTTCGAGGTCGACCTGGCCTCCTACCTCGGCGAACAGATCGGCTTCACACCGGAGTTCGACGACGTGGTGTCCGACAAGCGGGAGCAGAAGCTCGTCAACAAGTCGCTGGACATGATCGTCGCCACGTACTCCATTACCCCGGAGCGGGACGAGCAGGTCGACTTCGTCGGCCCCTACTTCGTCACCCAGCAGCGCTTCCTGGTCCGCTCGGACTACCACGGCATCAAGAACGAGAAGGACGTCGCGGACAAGGTGGTCTGCACCGTGCAGGGGTCGACGTCCGCCGCGGCGCAACTGCCCCGCAGCACGACGCTGCACCTGCAGAGCGACTACTCGACCTGCGTGCGCAAGCTGCGGCAGAAGAGCGTCGACGCGGTCTTCACCGACGAGGCGCTGCTCTACGGGTACGTGGAGCAGTTCCGGAGCAGCAAGGTGCCGCTGAGGGTCGTGCGCGACGTCTCGTTCGGGAGCATCAACCGGTACGGCATCGGGCTGCCGGAGGGCCGTACGCAGATGTGCCACAGACTCCGGGAAGCGCTGCGCACGTACCTCAGCTCGGAGTGGGCCGGCAACGTCAAGGCGCAGCTGCCGGCGCTGGTCGCCGCCTATCCCGGCGACTGGGAGAACCGGTTCCGTCCCGACCCGGAGGACGTGGACACGTACTCCTCCTGCAAGCCGTGATCAGCGGGCCGCCGCCCAGGTGATGCCGCCGTGCAGATGGGCGCGGAAGTCCGGGTCGTCGTAGGCCCCGGCGGTGTGGCCGAGGGCCGTGTAGAAGACGCGGCCCTGACCCTGCTCGTGGCACCAGGCCAGGGGGTGGTCGTCGCCCATGCCGCCGCCGTCGTACGACGACTCGTCGGCGGAGAGGAGGACCCGCACCCGCCCGCGGGGGCTGGTGCGGAAGTCGTACCACTCGTCCGTGAAGTGCCAGACGGGCGGCAGGTGCCGGGTCGCCGGGTGGTCGTGGTCCTCGACCACGGCGCGGCCCGGCTGGAGGGCCGGGTGCCGGTCGAAGCGGGCGCCGAGCAGGTCGCCGTAGTACGGCCAGTCGTACTCGGTGCAGGCGGCCGCGTGCACGCCGGCGAAGCCCCCGCCCGCCTCGACGTACGCCGCGAGCCGGTCCCGTCCGGCGGGGGTGAGCACCTCGCCGCTGGTGGAGAGGAAGACGACGGCGGCGTACCGGTCGAGCCGCTCCTCGAAGGCGGCGGGGTCCTCGGTGGCGACGACGTCGAAGCCGCCGAGGGCGCGCAGGGCGGCGATCCCGGCGGGGATGGAGTCGTGCCGGTAGTCCGTGGTGCGGGTGTGAACGAGCAGTGCGGGAACGGCGGCCATGCGGGAGACCATAGCCGCGGGAAACCCGCTGTCGGCGGCCGGGCCGGTCCTCCAGAATGTGCGGATGATCGGCAACCGGATCACCTATCGCACGGCGGACGGCGTACGCGTCCCCGGCACCTGGCGGCACGCCTTCCTCCGCAACTTCGACTACCACCTCATCGACCTGTTCATCTACGCGGACGGGCTCGTCGACTGCTGGGGGCTGGTCACCCTGGAGGAGTTCGAGAAGCAGGTGCGCAGCGGCCGGGTGGCGACCGAACTCCCGGAGGGCGCGGAGGCGTCCGCCCACCAGCTCGCCCGGTGGACGTTCGGCCCGTCGCGGACCTGGCTCACTCCCGAGATCCTGGTCGCCGAGATCCGCGACACGATCGACAGGCTCAACCGGCGCCCGGACTCCACGGAACGCTGCCTGGCCGCGGTGGACGCGTTCCTGGCCGACCCCACCGAGGAGAGGCGCGACGCGGCCCGTGAGGCGTACCTCGCCGTCCCCGTGACGCAGCGGCACTACGCGCTGGGCGACATGGACCACAAGGACCGGCCGCTGCAAATCCTGCTGGCCGGCCCCGGCGGTGTCACCGAGGGCCGCCCGGACGAGGAGGTGAGCCAGGAGTCGTACGACTGGGCGCTGTCCTACTTCGAGGAGCGGGCCGGGTGGATCGCCGAGGCGGCGGCGCGCGTCCCGGCCGACGGTCCGGCGACCGGCTTCGCCCCGGCGGTGCACCTGTACGAGAGCTACCCGCTCAAGCCGTCCGACGACCCGGGCACGAAGGCGCTGCGCAACGAGTTCCCGGCCGCCGTCGAGGTCGACGGCGTCACCTACCCGACCGTCACGCACGCCTACTGGGCCCTCTCCGTCGCCGACCCGGCCGTGCGGGCGGCGTTCGCGGCGGCGGAGAGCACCTTCGCCGCCCGGGACCTGGCCGCGGCGGCCGATCGCGCCGAGGGCTGGGAGGCGTCCCGGACGGCCGTCATGGCCCGGCTGCTGCGGGCCAAGTTCACCCGGCACCCGGAGCTCGCCCGCGCCCTCCTGGCCACCGGGGACGCGACGCTCGTCTACAACGACTCCGACTCCGCGTTCTGGGGCGACGGCCACGGCAAGGGGCGCAACTGGACCGGCCGTCTCCTGGAACTCGTCCGGTCCGAACTCCACGCCGGACAGCCGGACTGACCGCCCCCGGCGGGGTGTCCGATTCCTTCAAGACCGGTGGGGGCGCCCGGTCCTACGGTGGCCTCATGAGTGCACGCTTCGATGCCATCGGGCTGGTCGTCTCCGACATGGCCGCCTCCGTCGCCTTCTACCGCCGGCTCGGGTTCGCCCTTCCTGAGGGAGCCGAGACCCAGGGACACGTGGAGGCCGCTCTGCCGGGAGGGCTGCGGCTGCTGCTGGACACGGAGGAGGTGGTGCGGTCCTTCCACCCGGACTGGGAGCCGCCGAAGGGCGGGGGCAGGACCTCCCTGGCGCTGCGCTGCGACGGTCCCGCGGACGTCGACACGCTGTTCGCGGGGATGGTCGACGCCGGGAGCCGGTCCGAGCTCGCGCCGTGGGACGCGGTGTGGGGGCAGCGGTACGCCGTCCTCCTCGATCCGGACGGCAACGGGGTGGACCTGTTCGCGCCGCTACCCCCGGCCGGCGAGTAGGTCACCCAGCGCCAGCCCCGTCAACTGCCGTACGTCGCGGGAGAGATGGGGCTGGTCGGCGTAGCCCGCGCGGGCCGCCGTCTCCGCGAAGGGGACGCCCGCGCGGGCCAGGGCGAGGGCGCGGCGCAGCCGCAGGACGCGGGCCAGGGTCTTGGGGCCGTAGCCGAACGCGGCGAGTGAGCGGCGGTGCAACTGTCGGGCGCCCAGGCCCAGTTCGTCGGCGGTCGCGGCGACCGGGCGGCCCGCGTCGAGGGCGGCCACGAGGCGGCCGAGCAGCGGGTCGGGCGGGGCGGTGTCCGCGGCCCGGCTCAGGGCCAGGTCCTCCAGACCGAGCACGGGGTCGGCCGCCGCGCCGACCCGCGCGGTCATCCGCCGTACGGCCGTCGCCGGCCACAGGTCGGCCAGGTCGACGCGGCGGTCGCGCAGTTCGTGCGCGGGGACGCCCAGCAGGGCGGGGGCGGTACCGGGGCGGAAGCGGATGCCGGCCCAGGTGCTCGGCGGGCCGTCGGTGAGGTGCGCGCGCGTGTCGGGGCCGGCGACCAGCAGGCGGCCCTCGTGCCACAGCAGGTCCATGCAGCCGTCGGGCAGCACCCGCCCCCGGCCGTCCCCGGACGGGGTGTTGGTCCACAGGACCGCGCCCGGCAGCCGTGACGCCCGCTCGCTGTACACGCCGTCCAGGCTACGCCGCCCCGGTCCGCCACTCCTGCGGGCTGACCCCGTACGCCCGTTTGAAGGCGGTGGACAGGGCGAAGGCGCTGCCGTAGCCGACCCGGCGGGCGATCGCGCCGAGGGTGTCGTCGCTGTCGCGCAGGCGGTCGGCGGCGAGGGCGAGCCGCCAGCCGGTGAGGTACGTCATCGGGGGTTCGCCGACCCGCTCCGTGAAGCGGCGGGCCAGGGCGGCGCGGGAGACCCCGGCCTTCGCGGCGAGCGCGGCGACCGTCCACGGGTGGGCGGGGTCGTCCTGGAGCAGCCGCAGCACGGGGCCGACGACCGGGTCCGCCCGCGCCCGGTACCAAGCGGGCGGCGCCGCCTCCGGCCGGGCGAACCAGGCCCGCAGCGCGGCGATGACCAGCAGGTCCAGCAGCCGGTCCAGGACGACCTCCTGGCCCGGTGCGTCGCGCACGACCTCCTGGGCGAGGACCGGGGTGAGCGGGCAGTCCCACATGTCGGTGGTGAGGGACAGCAGCGGCGGCAGCGCGTCCAGCAGCCGGCCGCCGATCTCGCCCCGCATGCGGTACGTGCCGATCAGCATCACCGTCTCCCCGTCCGGCCGGTCGCCCCAGGTGCGCACACCGAGGTCCATGACGCCGTTGAGGGGGCGCCCGTCGGGGTGGTGGCACGCGCCGCCGGGCAGGATCAGCGCCTGCGGTGCCGTGCCCGGGTCGTCGGCGCAGGTGTACGGGCCGGGGCCGCGCGCGACGGCGAGGTCGCCGGGGCGCAGCAGCAGCCGCTCCCCCTCGTCGGGCACGATCCACGCCTCGCCGCGGACCAGGAGCATCAACGTCAGCGGGGCGCGGTCCTCGACGCGGACCGCCCACGGGGGGTCGAAACCGGCCCTGATCATGAACGCGCCCCGCGCGCGGGGGCCCTCGAGCAGGCCGGTGAGTGCGTCCATGGGGCCAGCGTAGACGCGGGCTTATGGGGACGAGCCGTTCGGCGATGGTTCCGGGCGGCGTACGGCGGTTGACTCGACGGCATGACACAGAACGCGAAGAGCGCGCGGCGGACGGACGACACGGACGGCGCGCCGCGTACGACGGGCATGACCCTGGTCGTCACCGGAGCCTCGGGGCGTACCGGGAGCCGGGTGGCGCGGGCCGCCGAGGCGGCGGGGCTGACGGTGCGGCCGGCGTCGCGGGCGACGGGGTTCGACTGGGAGGACCCGTCGACCTGGGCGGACACCCTGCGCGGGGCCGACGCGGCGTATCTCGTCCACCCCTCGGACGTCGGCGCACCCGGCAGCGCCGAGGCGGTCGGCGGGCTCGCCCGCGCGGCCCTCGGGCTGGGCGTGCGGCGGCTGGTGCTGTTGTCCACGCGGGGCGAGGACCAGGCGCTGCCCACCGAGGAGGCGCTGCGCGCGTCGGGCGCGGACTGGACGGTCGTACGGGCCGCCTGGTTCGCCCAGAACCTCAGCGAGGGACCGCTGGCGGAGGAGGTGCGGCGCGGGGAGCTGGTGTTCCCGGCGGGTGAGGTGCGCGAGCCGTTCGTGGACGTGCGGGACATCGCGGAGGTGGTGGTGGCCGCGCTGACCGGCGGGGAGCGGTACGTGGGGCGGACGGTCGCCGTGACCGGGCCCCGGCTGCTGACCTGGCGGGAGGCGGTGGCGGAGATCGCCGCGGCGGCGGGGCGCCCGCTGGCGTACCGGGCGGTTCCGGCGCGCGACTACGGCGAGGCGCTGACAGGCTTCGGGGTGCCCCGGGAGGAGGCCAGCTTCCTCGTCGAGCTGTTCGAGACCCTGCTCGACGGCCGCAACGCGCACCTGGAGGACGGGGTGCGGCAGGTGCTGGGGCGGGAGCCGCGGGACTTCGCCGACGTCGTGCGGGAGGCGGCGGCGGCCGGGACCTGGGCGGCGTGAGCCCCGGCGCCGCCCGGGTCCGTCACTTCTCCTCGTGGTGCGGTCCGTCCCCGTGCCGCGGGTGGGTGGTGCGCACATGGGTGCGCAGCCGGGCCGTGACGTCCTCCGGCGGCAGGAAGCGCGACCAGCGTTCGGGGAACTCGGAGGGCATGTCGGGGTCGGCCCCGCCGGCCGCGGCGGTGCGGGCGACGTACTCGGCGACCTGCGCCTGCCGCAGCCGCTCGTTGGCCTCGCGGGCCGCGGCCGTGGCGGCGGCCGGCCAGACCCGGTCGATGGCCGCGTTGACGGCGGCGCCGACCAGCACGGCGAACGCGGACACACCGATCCACAGCAGGACGGCGACGGGGGCGGCCAGGGAGCCGTAGATGGTCGGTCCCTCGACGGTGTTGGTGAGGTAGATCCGCAGCAGGAAGCTGCCGAGCACCCACATGCCGAGCGCGACCAGCGCGCCGGGCACGTCCTCGATCCACGGCGAGCGCACGGGCACGGACACGTGGTACAGGGTGGTCAGGAAGGCGATGGACAGCAGGATCACGACCGGCCAGTACAGGATCTGCACGACCGTCGTCGACCAGGGGACGACCCGGACGACCGCGTCCGGTCCCGCGACCATCAGCGGCAGCGCGATCGAGCCGATCACCAGCGCCACGATGAACAGCAGGAAGGCCATCAGCCGGGTCTTGACGATCCCCCGGACGCCGTCGAGGCCGTACATGACGGTGATGGTGTCGATGAAGACGTTCACCGCGCGGGAGCCCGACCAGACGGCGAGCAGGAATCCCAGGGAGATGACGTCGGGCCGGCCGCCCTTCATCACGTCGTCCAGGATCGGCTCCGCGATCTGCTTCACGCCCCGGTCGGAGAGCACCGTGCGGGAGGCCTCCAGGAGGTTGGTCTGCAAACTCTGGATGGTCTCGGCGCCGGTCCAGGCGTCGACGTAGCCGAGCAGGCCGATCATGCTCAGCAGCAGCGGGGGCACCGACAGCAGCGTGAAGAACGCCGCCTCGGCCGCCAGGCCCAGGATGCGGTACTCCATGCAGGAGTTGACGGTGTCCTTCAGCAGCAGCCAGGCCGTCCTGCGCTTGGAGACGTTCCGGTACAGGGCCCGGGCCCGGTGGAGGCGGCCGGAGGGCGCGTCGGGGGATTCACTTGCTGGCTGCACGACCTAAAGGTATCCGTCGTGCCTGGTCGCACTCACCCACAGGCCGGTTCCCCGGGTGAGCGGGGCCCGCCGCGGGGTACGTTCGGGACATGGCAAGCACCACGCACACCGTGACCAACCAGGCTCCGCCGCTGGTGCAGTACGACGTGTTCGGCGCCGACCGGGCCCTGGTCGAGGCGGTCGAGCGGCACCTGGATCCGGAGGTGCTGGAGGAGGGGCGCTCCGAACTGGCCGCGCTCGGGCGGACGGCCGGCTCCGCGCAGGTGCAGGAGTGGGGGGTGCAGGCCAACGAGCATCCGCCGCGGCTGCGCACCCACGACCGCTACGGCCACCGGGTCGACGAGGTCGAGTTCCACCCCGCCTGGCACCGGCTGCTCGGCAAGGGCGTCTCGGCGGGGCTGACGGCGGCCTGGAACCGGCCGGGCGGGCATGTGCGGCGGGCGGCGGCGTTCCAGGTGTGGACGCAGGTCGAGGCCGGCAACGGCTGCCCGCTGTCGATGACCCACGCCGCCGTCCCCGCGCTGCGCGCCGACCCGGCGCTGGCGGCCGTGTGGGAGCCCCGGCTGACCTCGGTGATCTACGACCCCGCCCTGCGGCCCGCCGGACGGAAGCCCGGCGCGCTGTTCGGGATGGGCATGACGGAGAAGCAGGGCGGCAGCGACGTACGGGCGAACACGACGGCCGCCAGACCGCTCGCCGAGGACGGCGCGTACGAGCTGACCGGGCACAAGTGGTTCTGCTCGGCCCCCATGTCGGACGCCTTCCTGGTGCTGGCGCAGGCGCCCGGCGGCGTCACGTGCTTTCTCGTGCCGCGGGTCCTGGAGGACGGCACGCGCAACGTGTTCCTCATCCAGCGGCTCAAGGACAAGCTGGGCAACCGGTCCAACGCCTCCGCCGAGGTCGAGTTCGACGGGACGTGGGCGCGCCGGGTCGGCGACGAGGGCGCCGGGGTGCGCACCATCATCGGGATGGTGGCGGCGACCCGGCTCGACTGCGTGCTGGGCTCGGCGGGGCTGATGCGGCAGGCGGTGGCGCAGGCGGTGCACCACTGCTCCCACCGGGAGGCGTTCGGCGGGAAGCTCGTCGACAAGCCGCTGATGCGCAACGTGCTCGCCGATCTCGCGCTGGAGTCGGAGGCGGCCACCACGCTGGCGCTGCGGCTGGCGGCGGCGTACGACGACGGCGGGGAGCAGGAGCGGGCGCTGCTGCGGATCGCGGTGCCGGCGGCCAAGTACTGGGTGACCAAGCGGTGCGCGCCGGTCGCGGTGGAGGCGGCGGAGTGCCTGGGCGGGAACGGGTACGTGGAGGAGTCGGGGATGCCCCGGCTGGTGCGGGAGTCGCCGCTGAACTCGATCTGGGAGGGCGCGGGCAACGTCCAGGCGCTGGATGTGCTGCGGGCGCTGCGCCGGGAGCCGCAGGCGCTGGACGCGTATCTGCGGGAGGTGGGGCAGGCGCGCGGGGCGGATCACCGGCTGGACGGGGCGATCAAGAACCTGCTGACCGAACTGGCGGACCTGGAGGGCGTCGAGGGGCGGGCGCGGCGGCTGGTGGAGCGGCTGGCGCTGGTGCTCCAGGGGTCGCTGCTGGTGCGGTACGCGCCGCCGGAGGTGGCGGACGCGTTCTGCGCGGCGCGGCTGGGCGGGGACGGGGGCGCGGTCTTCGGGACGCTGCCGCACACGCTGGACCTGGCATCGGTGGTGGAGCGGGCCCGGCCGGTGTCCTGAGCGGCACGGCGGGCGCGACGCGGGGGTGGTGCTGCGCCGACACGGCACCACCCCCGCCGCACTGGCCCCTTACGAGCCGTGGACGCCGCTCGGGACGGCGTCGCTCAAGTTTCAAACATGCCCGGGCCGTCCCACCAGGGTTGCAATGGGTTGCAACTTGGCGGCGCGGTGGCCGTACCGGCCGTCCGTGACGGGGCGCGGACGGCAGTATGGGGACTACAGCCTTTTTCCGGGAGGACCGGTGGCACTCTCGCCGATGGACGTGACGCAGCTCGCCGGCGTCGACACGACGCGTGCGGCCCGGGTGCTCGACGAGGTCCGCTCCGCGGCGCTGTCCGGGCAGCGCGCGCCCGTGGCTCCGCGCCCGGTGATCGGGCAGTCCTGGGAGCGGATGCTGCGCAGCGGCGTCGATCCCGACCGCGACGTCCGCAGCGGGCTGCTCTCCCGTGAGGAGGTGCAGCGGCGCCGGGAGTCCTCGACGCTGCGGCATGTGCTGCCGGTGCTGCGGGAGGGGCTGCTGTCGGTCGCGGACGTCGCCCACCACATCATGGTGGTGGCCGACGAGGAGGGCCGGGTGCTGTGGCGGGAGGGCAGCACGCCGGTGCTGCGCAAGGCCGACGGTCTGGGGTTCGAGGTCGGCGCGGACTGGCGCGAGGACGTCGTCGGCACCAACGGGGTGGGCACGGTGGCGGTGACGGGGCGTCCGGTGCAGGTCTTCGCCGCCGAGCACTTCGTGCGCTCGCACGCCACCTGGACGTGTGCCGGGGCGCCGATCAGGGACCCCCGGGACGGGCGGCTGATCGGCGTGGTGGACGTGAGCGGGCCGCTGGAGACGATGCACCCGGCCACGCTGGCGTGGGTCGACTCGGTGGCCAAGCTCGCCGAGGCGCGGCTGCGGGAGCGGCACGTGCGGTCGCTGGAGCGGCTGCGCGCGGTGGCCGCGCCGGTGCTGGCCCGGATCGACGGGCGGGCGCTGGTGGTGGACCGGCACGGGTGGACGGCGGCGGTGACGGGCATGCCGTACACCGGGCGGCTGGCGCTGCCCGCGTCGGTGTCGGCGGGGATGCGGTGGCTGCCGGCGCTGGGGCGGTGCTCGCTGGAGCCGCTGGCCGGGGGCTGGCTGGTGCGGGCGGCGGACGAGCCGGTGGCGCGCGGGGCGACCCGGGTGGTGCTGGACCTGCGGGTGCCGCGCCGCCGGTCGCTGGCGGTGTCCGGCGGGGCGGGCTCGTGGACGCGGGAACTGAGCCCGCGGCACGCCGAGTTGCTGTACCTGCTGGCGGTCCACCGCGCCGGCCGCAGCGCGGCCGCGCTCGCCCGGGACGTCTTCGGCGACCCGGCCCGTACGGTGACGGTGCGCGCGGAGATGTCGCGGGTGCGGCGCTACTTGGGCACCCTCCTGGACCACCGCCCCTACCGCTTCACGGAGACCGCCGAGGTGGAGATCCTCCTCCCGGACGACCCCCGTCACCTCTTCCCGCACCCGGTGCCCCCGGCGCCGGACCACCGGCCCGGACCGGGGCCCGCGGGGCGGTCCGCGGACGGGTGAGGGGGCGCCCCGTCAAGGCCGCCGGGGGTCGTACAGGCGTGCCCGGGGCCCCGCTCAAGAGGCGGTCCTTCCGCATAGTTGCAGGGTCTTCACCTCCCGCGGCGGTCCGCTGTCGTAGCATCCCGGTACGGGCCACCCCTTCTGCTCCACGGTCAACCCACGGATCACCGGACGCAGTTGGCCCGCCCCGGGAGGACGGTTA is a window from the Streptomyces capillispiralis genome containing:
- a CDS encoding transporter substrate-binding domain-containing protein, whose amino-acid sequence is MTKASRRPLPRRSPVRRSARAAAAALLVLAAAACQWSDDRADDKPLTGTVHIGVKTDQPGFNRHSEHNDRGFEVDLASYLGEQIGFTPEFDDVVSDKREQKLVNKSLDMIVATYSITPERDEQVDFVGPYFVTQQRFLVRSDYHGIKNEKDVADKVVCTVQGSTSAAAQLPRSTTLHLQSDYSTCVRKLRQKSVDAVFTDEALLYGYVEQFRSSKVPLRVVRDVSFGSINRYGIGLPEGRTQMCHRLREALRTYLSSEWAGNVKAQLPALVAAYPGDWENRFRPDPEDVDTYSSCKP
- a CDS encoding ThuA domain-containing protein produces the protein MAAVPALLVHTRTTDYRHDSIPAGIAALRALGGFDVVATEDPAAFEERLDRYAAVVFLSTSGEVLTPAGRDRLAAYVEAGGGFAGVHAAACTEYDWPYYGDLLGARFDRHPALQPGRAVVEDHDHPATRHLPPVWHFTDEWYDFRTSPRGRVRVLLSADESSYDGGGMGDDHPLAWCHEQGQGRVFYTALGHTAGAYDDPDFRAHLHGGITWAAAR
- a CDS encoding NADAR family protein codes for the protein MIGNRITYRTADGVRVPGTWRHAFLRNFDYHLIDLFIYADGLVDCWGLVTLEEFEKQVRSGRVATELPEGAEASAHQLARWTFGPSRTWLTPEILVAEIRDTIDRLNRRPDSTERCLAAVDAFLADPTEERRDAAREAYLAVPVTQRHYALGDMDHKDRPLQILLAGPGGVTEGRPDEEVSQESYDWALSYFEERAGWIAEAAARVPADGPATGFAPAVHLYESYPLKPSDDPGTKALRNEFPAAVEVDGVTYPTVTHAYWALSVADPAVRAAFAAAESTFAARDLAAAADRAEGWEASRTAVMARLLRAKFTRHPELARALLATGDATLVYNDSDSAFWGDGHGKGRNWTGRLLELVRSELHAGQPD
- a CDS encoding VOC family protein, giving the protein MSARFDAIGLVVSDMAASVAFYRRLGFALPEGAETQGHVEAALPGGLRLLLDTEEVVRSFHPDWEPPKGGGRTSLALRCDGPADVDTLFAGMVDAGSRSELAPWDAVWGQRYAVLLDPDGNGVDLFAPLPPAGE
- a CDS encoding helix-turn-helix domain-containing protein, with the protein product MYSERASRLPGAVLWTNTPSGDGRGRVLPDGCMDLLWHEGRLLVAGPDTRAHLTDGPPSTWAGIRFRPGTAPALLGVPAHELRDRRVDLADLWPATAVRRMTARVGAAADPVLGLEDLALSRAADTAPPDPLLGRLVAALDAGRPVAATADELGLGARQLHRRSLAAFGYGPKTLARVLRLRRALALARAGVPFAETAARAGYADQPHLSRDVRQLTGLALGDLLAGRG
- a CDS encoding AraC family transcriptional regulator; translated protein: MDALTGLLEGPRARGAFMIRAGFDPPWAVRVEDRAPLTLMLLVRGEAWIVPDEGERLLLRPGDLAVARGPGPYTCADDPGTAPQALILPGGACHHPDGRPLNGVMDLGVRTWGDRPDGETVMLIGTYRMRGEIGGRLLDALPPLLSLTTDMWDCPLTPVLAQEVVRDAPGQEVVLDRLLDLLVIAALRAWFARPEAAPPAWYRARADPVVGPVLRLLQDDPAHPWTVAALAAKAGVSRAALARRFTERVGEPPMTYLTGWRLALAADRLRDSDDTLGAIARRVGYGSAFALSTAFKRAYGVSPQEWRTGAA
- a CDS encoding SDR family oxidoreductase, with the protein product MTQNAKSARRTDDTDGAPRTTGMTLVVTGASGRTGSRVARAAEAAGLTVRPASRATGFDWEDPSTWADTLRGADAAYLVHPSDVGAPGSAEAVGGLARAALGLGVRRLVLLSTRGEDQALPTEEALRASGADWTVVRAAWFAQNLSEGPLAEEVRRGELVFPAGEVREPFVDVRDIAEVVVAALTGGERYVGRTVAVTGPRLLTWREAVAEIAAAAGRPLAYRAVPARDYGEALTGFGVPREEASFLVELFETLLDGRNAHLEDGVRQVLGREPRDFADVVREAAAAGTWAA
- a CDS encoding YihY/virulence factor BrkB family protein; the encoded protein is MQPASESPDAPSGRLHRARALYRNVSKRRTAWLLLKDTVNSCMEYRILGLAAEAAFFTLLSVPPLLLSMIGLLGYVDAWTGAETIQSLQTNLLEASRTVLSDRGVKQIAEPILDDVMKGGRPDVISLGFLLAVWSGSRAVNVFIDTITVMYGLDGVRGIVKTRLMAFLLFIVALVIGSIALPLMVAGPDAVVRVVPWSTTVVQILYWPVVILLSIAFLTTLYHVSVPVRSPWIEDVPGALVALGMWVLGSFLLRIYLTNTVEGPTIYGSLAAPVAVLLWIGVSAFAVLVGAAVNAAIDRVWPAAATAAAREANERLRQAQVAEYVARTAAAGGADPDMPSEFPERWSRFLPPEDVTARLRTHVRTTHPRHGDGPHHEEK
- a CDS encoding acyl-CoA dehydrogenase family protein is translated as MASTTHTVTNQAPPLVQYDVFGADRALVEAVERHLDPEVLEEGRSELAALGRTAGSAQVQEWGVQANEHPPRLRTHDRYGHRVDEVEFHPAWHRLLGKGVSAGLTAAWNRPGGHVRRAAAFQVWTQVEAGNGCPLSMTHAAVPALRADPALAAVWEPRLTSVIYDPALRPAGRKPGALFGMGMTEKQGGSDVRANTTAARPLAEDGAYELTGHKWFCSAPMSDAFLVLAQAPGGVTCFLVPRVLEDGTRNVFLIQRLKDKLGNRSNASAEVEFDGTWARRVGDEGAGVRTIIGMVAATRLDCVLGSAGLMRQAVAQAVHHCSHREAFGGKLVDKPLMRNVLADLALESEAATTLALRLAAAYDDGGEQERALLRIAVPAAKYWVTKRCAPVAVEAAECLGGNGYVEESGMPRLVRESPLNSIWEGAGNVQALDVLRALRREPQALDAYLREVGQARGADHRLDGAIKNLLTELADLEGVEGRARRLVERLALVLQGSLLVRYAPPEVADAFCAARLGGDGGAVFGTLPHTLDLASVVERARPVS
- a CDS encoding GAF domain-containing protein, with the protein product MDVTQLAGVDTTRAARVLDEVRSAALSGQRAPVAPRPVIGQSWERMLRSGVDPDRDVRSGLLSREEVQRRRESSTLRHVLPVLREGLLSVADVAHHIMVVADEEGRVLWREGSTPVLRKADGLGFEVGADWREDVVGTNGVGTVAVTGRPVQVFAAEHFVRSHATWTCAGAPIRDPRDGRLIGVVDVSGPLETMHPATLAWVDSVAKLAEARLRERHVRSLERLRAVAAPVLARIDGRALVVDRHGWTAAVTGMPYTGRLALPASVSAGMRWLPALGRCSLEPLAGGWLVRAADEPVARGATRVVLDLRVPRRRSLAVSGGAGSWTRELSPRHAELLYLLAVHRAGRSAAALARDVFGDPARTVTVRAEMSRVRRYLGTLLDHRPYRFTETAEVEILLPDDPRHLFPHPVPPAPDHRPGPGPAGRSADG